A genomic segment from Candidatus Viadribacter manganicus encodes:
- a CDS encoding NAD-binding protein has protein sequence MAQKYANTWSRAAASLTALSHTQAGAFRWGVLIVLIAVWFVGGLWLWRAEPLSEALYRTFSAVSMWDEYFNANEPMREVVRYAALAAPVVGLLFAFSGQLGRSLARIFNLGAARHVVIAGDSVAALSLAQDCRKRRDSVILIADELPSETALGLRRKGVIVLEGNATHVETLRTARAHHAAHVIAYEPDDTANLQIEAAVRRLVGDARRKPPIGVHVSTRSPMLLKEAREMRSAQVRKKKSQASPIDPKPFSLEEMAARALVQKESQVLLSLAQQLGQPRLHIVFFGFDGAAEAVAERILMSMWSAHFEAPRLTVLTQAPEAAEAGFKARHREAFANPNAWVADIAFQQFDWDMASVGAEVLEGVEQSRGKPTAIIVSTGSDPGNIHLSIALKRVCNNGMRWPVPIYMRETSQSEFSQQYAKGDETEELDAYLLAFGAHQVNSTRARIIDGLLDQGAAIAHEHYSRSLGERDAMSMRELQAAMKDWSDVLETYRAANRAVADAAMVKVWDAGFRAANKGEKGEHNVAVPPDLLERMARREHDRWMAERLMSGWRPTGLSEARNNDLMAHDKIVGWDQLNENDRNNDVTQVRASMDVARLMHKEGFVPRG, from the coding sequence ATGGCGCAGAAATACGCCAATACCTGGTCGCGGGCGGCGGCCAGCCTCACAGCGCTTTCGCATACGCAGGCTGGCGCCTTTCGTTGGGGTGTGTTGATTGTCCTGATCGCTGTGTGGTTCGTCGGCGGGCTTTGGCTGTGGCGCGCCGAGCCGCTCTCGGAAGCGCTCTACCGTACCTTCAGCGCCGTCAGCATGTGGGACGAATATTTCAACGCCAATGAGCCGATGCGCGAAGTGGTGCGCTATGCGGCGCTGGCGGCGCCGGTAGTAGGCTTGTTGTTCGCGTTTTCCGGCCAACTTGGCCGTTCGCTGGCGCGCATTTTCAATCTCGGCGCCGCCCGCCACGTCGTTATCGCCGGCGATAGCGTCGCCGCGCTGTCGTTGGCGCAAGATTGCCGTAAGCGCAGAGATTCCGTAATCCTCATTGCCGACGAGCTGCCCTCGGAAACGGCACTTGGGCTGCGGCGCAAGGGCGTTATCGTGCTTGAAGGCAACGCCACTCACGTCGAGACCTTGCGCACCGCGCGCGCCCATCACGCCGCTCACGTCATCGCCTACGAGCCTGACGATACTGCAAATCTCCAGATCGAAGCCGCCGTACGCCGCCTCGTTGGCGATGCGCGTCGCAAGCCGCCGATTGGGGTGCATGTCTCGACGCGCTCGCCGATGTTGCTGAAAGAAGCGCGCGAAATGCGCTCGGCCCAGGTGCGCAAAAAGAAGAGCCAGGCTTCGCCGATCGATCCCAAGCCATTCTCGCTCGAAGAAATGGCCGCGCGCGCGCTGGTGCAGAAGGAGAGCCAGGTCTTGCTCTCGCTGGCGCAGCAGCTTGGTCAGCCGCGCTTGCACATCGTGTTTTTTGGTTTCGATGGCGCGGCGGAAGCCGTCGCCGAGCGCATCCTTATGAGCATGTGGTCGGCGCACTTTGAAGCGCCGCGCCTTACCGTGCTGACCCAAGCGCCGGAGGCCGCAGAGGCCGGTTTCAAAGCCCGTCACCGCGAAGCCTTCGCCAACCCGAATGCATGGGTCGCCGATATCGCCTTCCAGCAATTCGATTGGGACATGGCCTCGGTCGGCGCCGAAGTTCTTGAAGGTGTCGAGCAATCGCGCGGCAAGCCAACCGCGATCATCGTCTCCACCGGCTCCGATCCCGGCAACATCCATCTTTCCATCGCGCTGAAGCGCGTTTGCAATAACGGCATGCGCTGGCCCGTGCCGATTTACATGCGCGAGACCAGCCAATCGGAGTTTTCGCAGCAATACGCCAAGGGCGATGAGACTGAAGAGCTTGACGCTTACCTGCTGGCCTTCGGGGCGCATCAGGTCAACTCCACCCGCGCTCGCATCATCGATGGCTTGCTGGATCAAGGCGCGGCGATCGCGCACGAGCATTACAGTCGAAGCCTCGGCGAGCGCGATGCGATGAGCATGCGCGAGCTGCAAGCGGCTATGAAAGATTGGAGCGATGTGCTCGAAACTTATCGCGCCGCCAACCGCGCTGTCGCTGATGCAGCGATGGTGAAAGTCTGGGACGCGGGCTTCCGCGCCGCCAATAAGGGCGAGAAGGGCGAGCACAATGTCGCCGTGCCGCCGGATCTGCTGGAGCGGATGGCGCGGCGTGAGCATGATCGATGGATGGCTGAGCGCTTGATGTCAGGCTGGCGCCCGACCGGCTTGAGCGAGGCGCGCAACAACGATCTCATGGCGCACGATAAGATCGTCGGCTGGGATCAGCTTAACGAGAACGACCGCAACAACGACGTCACGCAGGTGCGCGCCTCAATGGATGTCGCGCGCCTGATGCACAAGGAAGGCTTCGTGCCGCGCGGCTAG
- a CDS encoding beta strand repeat-containing protein encodes MQFEVVDNSRAPRGDTVLTNGGNDIIQVDSAALLLDGGSGIDTIQFVGDVNGMLQADGNSDGLADVVFATGGIQVSLRSNAIFDDGFGNFGQIFNIENVDGSLLDDFIQGNDNANILQGLDGIDIIYGYGGDDILDGGAGDDTLRDGPSSYNGPSGNDTLRGGDGNDYMNGGAGVDTFDGGDGADRVSFYNLAATQGVVANLMTQAISDDGFGNAETMVSVEGIGDGTAYADTFIGSDGANLILASTGDTVQANGGDDTFQLTGATTLLDGGAGVDTILAFMGDTQGRLQIDNNGDGLAQIIHATQGVNVDLHNNRINNDGFGGSGVITNVENVGGSALNDTIFGNDTVGNELSGFEGNDVLSGYGGNDTLNGGAGNDTLNGGTGVDTATYVNETDAMFVDLATGTARRGSAGASVEDTLAQIENVTGGGGDDVLTGNNSANILAGGVGNDTIRGAGGADTLLGEAGNDTIVFMFGDGNDVIDGGADTDTASILGTTGNNGLNVTFDGVSITAFGSSTVANVETVNAELGAGADTLAYVGATTNLSVNLQTGAASGFGFISGVENVTGGSGADTFVGSADANRFTGGAGNDTYYVGAGDTVVESSGGGTDIVYVNAASFTLSANVENLTSVFAGAFSGSGNGSDNIIIGGNFGSSLDGGGGNDTLIGGSGIDALNGGAGADRLVGGAGDDIMNGGTNDDVFVFSAGGGSDTISGFDANPTGGQDLLDLTAYGITAANFAARVSIVDLGADTRITIDGTDIITLLGVNGNGTNIITQTDFILGGP; translated from the coding sequence TCGTGTTCGCCACTGGTGGCATCCAAGTCAGCTTGCGCTCCAACGCCATCTTCGATGACGGCTTCGGCAATTTTGGTCAGATTTTCAATATCGAGAATGTCGACGGCTCGCTGCTGGATGATTTCATCCAAGGCAATGACAATGCCAATATTCTGCAGGGCCTCGACGGCATCGACATCATTTACGGCTATGGCGGTGACGATATTCTCGATGGTGGCGCAGGCGATGACACGCTGCGCGATGGCCCGTCGTCGTACAATGGCCCGAGCGGCAACGACACGCTGCGCGGTGGTGATGGCAACGACTACATGAATGGCGGCGCGGGTGTCGACACGTTCGACGGCGGCGACGGCGCCGATCGTGTCAGCTTCTACAATCTCGCTGCTACGCAAGGCGTGGTCGCTAACCTGATGACCCAGGCCATCAGCGATGACGGGTTCGGCAATGCTGAAACGATGGTTTCGGTCGAAGGCATCGGTGATGGCACCGCTTACGCAGATACATTCATCGGCAGCGATGGCGCCAACCTCATTCTCGCGTCCACTGGTGATACCGTGCAGGCGAATGGTGGGGACGATACGTTCCAGCTCACAGGTGCGACCACGCTGCTCGATGGCGGCGCGGGCGTCGACACCATTTTGGCTTTCATGGGTGACACCCAAGGGCGCCTACAGATCGACAATAACGGCGATGGCTTGGCGCAGATCATCCATGCCACGCAGGGCGTGAACGTCGACCTCCACAACAATCGTATCAACAATGACGGCTTCGGCGGCTCTGGCGTTATTACCAACGTCGAGAATGTCGGCGGTTCGGCGCTCAACGACACTATCTTCGGCAACGACACGGTCGGGAATGAGTTGAGCGGTTTTGAAGGCAACGATGTCCTGTCCGGCTATGGTGGCAATGACACGCTGAACGGCGGCGCCGGCAACGACACGCTGAACGGTGGAACGGGCGTCGATACCGCGACCTACGTCAATGAGACCGACGCGATGTTCGTCGATCTCGCTACTGGTACGGCACGCCGCGGCTCCGCGGGGGCATCGGTCGAAGATACGCTCGCGCAAATTGAGAACGTCACAGGCGGCGGCGGTGATGATGTTTTGACCGGCAACAATTCCGCCAACATTCTTGCGGGCGGCGTCGGCAACGACACTATTCGTGGCGCAGGCGGCGCCGATACTCTGCTTGGTGAGGCCGGCAACGACACGATCGTCTTCATGTTTGGTGATGGGAACGACGTCATCGACGGCGGCGCTGACACAGATACGGCGAGCATTTTGGGAACGACTGGAAATAATGGGCTCAATGTGACGTTTGACGGCGTCTCCATCACGGCGTTCGGCTCAAGCACTGTTGCCAACGTTGAGACTGTCAACGCGGAACTCGGCGCAGGCGCCGATACCTTGGCCTATGTGGGCGCGACCACAAACCTTTCGGTCAATCTGCAAACGGGCGCCGCGTCCGGGTTCGGATTTATCAGTGGCGTCGAGAACGTTACCGGCGGCAGCGGCGCCGATACGTTCGTTGGCAGCGCGGACGCCAACCGGTTTACTGGTGGCGCCGGCAATGACACCTACTATGTCGGCGCTGGCGATACTGTGGTGGAGAGCTCGGGCGGCGGCACTGACATCGTCTATGTCAACGCTGCGTCGTTCACGCTGAGCGCCAACGTTGAAAACCTCACGTCGGTGTTCGCGGGCGCCTTCTCCGGTTCCGGCAACGGGTCGGACAACATCATTATCGGTGGCAATTTTGGCTCTAGCCTGGATGGCGGTGGCGGCAACGATACGCTGATTGGCGGTTCAGGCATCGATGCACTGAATGGCGGCGCCGGTGCGGATCGTCTCGTCGGCGGCGCCGGCGATGACATCATGAATGGCGGCACCAATGACGATGTGTTTGTCTTCTCGGCAGGCGGTGGCAGCGACACGATCTCCGGCTTCGACGCTAACCCGACGGGTGGGCAAGATCTGCTCGACCTCACGGCCTACGGCATCACGGCCGCAAATTTCGCAGCGCGTGTGTCGATCGTAGATCTAGGCGCCGATACGCGCATTACGATCGACGGCACGGACATCATCACTCTGCTGGGAGTCAACGGCAACGGGACGAACATCATCACACAGACCGACTTCATTCTCGGCGGGCCGTAA
- a CDS encoding surface lipoprotein assembly modifier, with translation MGTRGKIAGFCRALLLVASVSMISISSSFAQDLGALSDRILDNPQDAELNFEYARAAEQQGHLRLALAAYERVMINDPSNEEARRGYERIRRLIEPPFTTLNTEFGVRWDSNALNSAVLEEDAYSYFARGTLIDERNLGGRHWRSIVNVEAETTPDIDELDRLYVGAQTGPLVYVGPHVAAIPSIGIGVATLNGDHFFNDYNIGVTVEGKSSGMSYWTRLRAGYREYADDAVADQGPYAELIGGLSVPRILSDSDTFVVIPWARWSDIEGTSFTFLGDLSPGQFLEYGAEATYNYQVNDKLILSAGGSLRQRNYTESTLFSGDDRADFLVSPEAAVTVQNFAPCECAVRLSYQYRDNDSNDPLFEYDGERVQLSLRSRF, from the coding sequence ATGGGAACTCGGGGAAAAATCGCCGGCTTTTGCCGCGCTCTGCTGCTGGTGGCGAGCGTCAGCATGATCTCGATTTCGTCGTCTTTTGCGCAGGATTTGGGCGCGCTGAGCGACCGCATCCTAGACAACCCGCAGGACGCGGAACTCAACTTTGAGTACGCGCGTGCGGCCGAGCAGCAAGGCCATCTCCGCCTGGCGCTCGCCGCCTATGAGCGCGTGATGATCAACGATCCCAGTAACGAAGAAGCGCGCCGCGGTTACGAGCGCATCCGCCGCCTGATCGAACCACCGTTCACGACGCTCAACACTGAATTCGGCGTGCGTTGGGATTCGAACGCACTGAACAGCGCCGTCCTCGAAGAGGATGCCTATAGCTATTTCGCGCGCGGCACTCTAATTGACGAGCGCAACCTTGGCGGACGCCACTGGCGCTCGATCGTGAACGTTGAGGCGGAAACCACGCCGGATATCGACGAACTGGATCGTCTTTATGTCGGCGCCCAAACAGGCCCGCTGGTTTATGTCGGCCCGCACGTCGCGGCGATTCCTTCAATCGGCATCGGGGTCGCGACACTCAATGGCGATCACTTCTTCAACGACTACAATATCGGCGTCACCGTCGAAGGCAAAAGCAGCGGCATGTCCTATTGGACACGCCTGCGCGCCGGCTATCGCGAATACGCCGATGACGCAGTCGCCGATCAAGGTCCGTACGCGGAACTGATCGGCGGCCTCTCAGTGCCCCGCATCCTCAGCGACAGCGACACGTTCGTGGTGATCCCGTGGGCGCGCTGGAGCGATATCGAGGGCACGTCCTTCACCTTCCTCGGCGACCTCTCGCCCGGCCAGTTCCTCGAATACGGCGCGGAAGCGACCTACAACTACCAGGTCAACGACAAGCTCATCCTCTCGGCCGGCGGCAGCTTGCGTCAGCGCAACTATACCGAATCCACGCTCTTCAGCGGCGACGATCGCGCGGATTTCTTGGTCTCACCGGAAGCGGCCGTCACCGTGCAGAACTTTGCACCATGCGAATGCGCTGTGCGCCTGAGCTATCAGTATCGCGACAACGACTCGAACGATCCGCTGTTTGAATATGATGGCGAGCGCGTCCAGCTCTCGCTGCGTTCGCGGTTTTAA
- a CDS encoding TonB-dependent receptor translates to MKLNMNNGRALRFACAAAAISVGLSGVAAAQTTADDTITVIGPRSYRAAETSSSTRTDTPLIDVPQSVTVVTEAEIRDRAAQNLADTVRYVPGVSFAQGEGNRDTPIFRGNATTADMFVDGVRDDVQYYRDLYNVERVDVLRGSNGMIFGRGGGGGVLNRVTRQANGRNSHAFTTQFSGEGGGRVTGDLAMALDEVASFRVTGVYEDSESYRDDVTYERNGINPTLLVEIDPSTSLRVGYEYYDYEFVADRGVSSFNGRPLDVDPSAFFGDPARSPTTTTVNALNLRFEHEFSGGARISNHTRWGIYDKFYQNVFAGAPSGGGANVAIEAYNQATDRNSFFNQTDLTLELATGGVEHTILAGFEFGRQITDNFRETGYFTAISPTATSVTVLVSNPRYTGPIEFRQSASDADNHGAATQYAAFVQDQVELSPHWQAVIGVRYDRFEAELTNERTGAQFSAEDSLWSPRVGLIFKPVENASIYASYSQTFVPRAGEQLASLSAANSPLDPEEWENIELGAKWDILPSLSLTGAIYQLQRTNVAVTDPLNATQLILVDGQQVQGYEIGLSGDITDNWHVVGGYAYQDSEILTNQSAIVRAGARLAQTPEQTFSLWNRYDLTPSLGAGLGVIYVGERFATVENLATPASNVVLGGYTRVDAAAYWTINDQLRVQLNVENLLDEEYFINAHSATNIMPGSPRSYRVALTAAF, encoded by the coding sequence ATGAAACTCAATATGAACAACGGCCGCGCGCTCCGGTTTGCGTGCGCCGCAGCGGCCATCAGCGTCGGATTGAGTGGCGTGGCTGCAGCGCAGACTACCGCTGACGACACCATCACCGTCATCGGGCCGCGCAGTTATCGCGCCGCCGAGACTTCCAGCTCCACCCGCACCGATACGCCGCTGATTGACGTGCCCCAGTCCGTCACCGTGGTCACCGAAGCGGAGATCCGCGACCGCGCCGCGCAGAATCTCGCCGATACTGTGCGCTACGTGCCCGGCGTTTCATTCGCGCAGGGTGAAGGCAATCGCGACACGCCGATTTTCCGCGGCAATGCAACGACCGCCGACATGTTCGTCGATGGCGTGCGCGACGACGTTCAATACTATCGCGATCTCTACAACGTCGAACGCGTCGATGTTCTACGTGGCTCCAACGGCATGATCTTCGGCCGTGGTGGCGGCGGCGGCGTGCTCAATCGCGTCACGCGCCAAGCCAATGGCCGCAACAGCCATGCCTTCACCACGCAGTTCTCAGGCGAAGGCGGTGGCCGTGTCACGGGCGATCTCGCCATGGCGCTCGATGAAGTGGCCTCGTTTCGCGTGACGGGCGTCTACGAAGATAGCGAAAGTTATCGCGATGACGTCACCTACGAGCGCAACGGCATCAACCCGACCTTGCTAGTTGAGATCGATCCGTCAACCTCGCTGCGCGTCGGCTATGAATACTATGACTATGAATTCGTCGCGGACCGCGGCGTATCGAGCTTCAACGGACGCCCGCTTGACGTCGATCCGAGCGCATTTTTCGGCGATCCGGCCCGCAGTCCGACGACCACGACCGTCAACGCATTGAACCTGCGTTTCGAACATGAGTTCAGTGGCGGCGCGCGGATCAGCAATCACACGCGTTGGGGTATCTACGACAAATTCTATCAAAACGTCTTCGCCGGCGCGCCGTCAGGCGGCGGCGCCAACGTCGCGATCGAAGCCTACAACCAAGCCACAGATCGCAACTCTTTCTTCAATCAGACCGATCTCACGCTCGAACTCGCAACCGGCGGCGTTGAGCACACCATCCTCGCAGGCTTCGAATTTGGCCGTCAGATCACCGACAACTTCCGCGAGACTGGCTATTTCACAGCGATATCTCCAACGGCGACGTCGGTCACCGTCCTGGTGAGCAATCCGCGTTACACCGGCCCGATCGAGTTCCGGCAAAGCGCAAGCGACGCCGACAATCACGGCGCCGCGACCCAATACGCCGCCTTCGTGCAGGACCAGGTAGAGCTTTCGCCGCATTGGCAGGCTGTTATCGGCGTTCGCTATGATCGCTTCGAGGCTGAGCTGACCAATGAACGCACGGGCGCGCAGTTCAGTGCCGAGGACAGTCTTTGGTCGCCGCGTGTTGGCCTCATCTTCAAGCCGGTTGAGAACGCCTCGATCTACGCCAGTTATTCGCAGACATTCGTTCCGCGCGCGGGCGAGCAGCTAGCTTCACTCAGCGCCGCCAACTCGCCTCTTGATCCCGAAGAATGGGAAAACATCGAGCTCGGGGCGAAGTGGGATATCCTGCCGTCGCTGTCGCTTACGGGTGCGATCTACCAACTGCAACGCACGAATGTCGCTGTCACCGATCCGTTGAACGCGACCCAGCTCATCCTCGTCGATGGCCAGCAAGTGCAGGGCTACGAGATTGGTCTGAGCGGCGACATCACCGACAATTGGCATGTTGTTGGCGGCTACGCCTATCAAGATAGCGAAATCCTCACCAACCAATCCGCCATAGTTCGAGCGGGCGCGCGCCTCGCACAGACACCGGAGCAGACGTTTTCTCTCTGGAACCGCTACGACCTCACGCCGTCACTCGGCGCGGGTCTTGGCGTTATCTATGTGGGTGAGCGCTTTGCCACGGTTGAAAACCTCGCAACACCGGCGAGTAACGTCGTTCTCGGTGGTTATACGCGCGTCGATGCCGCCGCCTATTGGACGATCAACGATCAGCTTCGCGTACAGCTGAACGTCGAGAACCTTCTGGACGAAGAGTATTTCATCAACGCTCACAGCGCGACGAACATCATGCCCGGATCGCCGCGTTCATATCGCGTCGCGCTCACAGCAGCCTTCTAG
- a CDS encoding FecR family protein encodes MRAAISGFGACLFAMALAMNAQAQTPTRIGVAAGVRNEVTASLGQQPRNLTAGAAVFQNETVRTGANSVAQLLFADQTTLSVGPRSEIRLDRYVYDPSRSTGDVAVSLTNGALRFISGRQDPRSYSIQTPVATIGVRGTIVDFLMMDGRMFAILAEGRVIITLSDGRAIQLTQPGKAIEFFADGSTSQQFTWRGRYEAGLRATSFPLFGNPFADMLGWEGANNLDDDTNVTDELFARDPYGDFCQTYYCD; translated from the coding sequence ATGCGCGCAGCAATTTCGGGTTTCGGCGCCTGTCTCTTCGCCATGGCGCTTGCGATGAACGCACAAGCACAAACGCCCACGCGCATCGGTGTCGCCGCCGGCGTGCGCAATGAAGTGACGGCAAGTTTGGGCCAGCAGCCACGCAATCTGACCGCGGGCGCGGCGGTCTTTCAAAACGAAACCGTGCGCACCGGCGCTAACAGCGTCGCGCAATTGTTGTTCGCGGATCAGACAACGCTGAGCGTTGGTCCACGCTCTGAAATTCGGCTCGATCGTTATGTCTATGATCCGAGCCGTTCGACCGGCGATGTCGCTGTGTCGTTGACGAACGGCGCGCTGCGTTTTATTTCCGGTCGTCAAGATCCGCGCAGCTATTCGATCCAAACGCCTGTCGCCACCATTGGCGTGCGCGGCACTATCGTTGATTTCTTAATGATGGACGGACGCATGTTCGCCATTCTCGCCGAGGGCCGCGTGATCATCACGCTGAGCGATGGCCGCGCAATCCAACTGACGCAGCCCGGCAAGGCGATCGAGTTCTTCGCCGACGGCTCGACGTCGCAGCAATTCACCTGGCGCGGCCGCTATGAAGCTGGCTTGCGCGCAACTTCGTTCCCGCTCTTCGGCAATCCATTCGCCGACATGCTGGGATGGGAAGGCGCAAATAATCTCGACGACGATACCAACGTCACCGACGAGCTGTTCGCGCGCGATCCCTATGGTGACTTCTGCCAGACCTATTACTGCGACTGA
- a CDS encoding CHASE2 domain-containing protein encodes MLQAGTKGLQRRGYTLLALCFVVLTIAVFIANPGVLTSMRSIVFDTYQRLSPAAPVAGDPVRVVAIDEESLAHLGQWPWPRPVLARLTDNLGAQGARAIVYDVLFAEPDRTSPEQMLEWMPPERSARIRNVITGWPTHDSEFAAAIGRNPVVLAAAMQSEPTTEMFPFKAGMATRGPDPSPSLSRYQGFSDNLTELSDAAQGLGFINWVPDRDQVIRRVPLLAVHDLTVVPSLALEALRVSEQQSTYVVETFGGERPGVLAVRLGDRVFPTDPQSSVSIHFRRGDPSRYISAWRIVEGEFAASDVAGKIILIGATAPGLMDLRATPLDASAPGVEVHEQVIEQMLGGRFLTRPDIAPAIELLAALAAILIIALAAPRLPAGLGALVGVGVVVAFFAISLLAFQAKGYLFDPIFPAAAAFLFAAASSVYLYQRTEHQRAQIRRAFNQYVAPDVVKQLVAHPDRLALGGEVRDLTLLFCDVRNFTGISEGMSAEQLTSFINSLLTPITDIIIERGGTVDKYMGDAIMAFWNAPLDDPDHARRASEAAIMIAARMTDLNDIWRAEAQARGASFKDVAIGIGLNTGECCVGNLGSHQRYDYSAIGDNVNVTSRLESLTKLYGLTLIVSEETVKRTPTLEFFEIDRVRVKGRATPTRLFTLAQHVLPADSAGEAKATHETFLAAYRAGRWEEARAALTPLRNHAPLATLYGIYAQRMEKLAQASPQNWDGVYDLDEK; translated from the coding sequence TTGCTTCAGGCCGGAACGAAGGGCCTGCAGCGGCGCGGTTACACGCTTCTCGCCTTGTGCTTTGTTGTTCTGACCATTGCGGTGTTCATCGCCAATCCTGGCGTGCTCACCTCGATGCGTTCGATAGTGTTTGACACCTATCAGCGCCTTTCGCCGGCGGCGCCTGTCGCGGGCGATCCGGTGCGCGTCGTCGCAATCGATGAAGAATCGCTGGCGCATCTGGGCCAGTGGCCGTGGCCGCGGCCTGTGCTCGCACGCTTGACCGATAATCTCGGCGCTCAAGGCGCGCGTGCGATCGTTTACGACGTCCTGTTTGCGGAGCCTGATCGCACATCGCCCGAGCAGATGCTGGAATGGATGCCGCCTGAACGCAGCGCACGTATTCGCAATGTCATCACCGGCTGGCCGACGCATGACAGCGAGTTCGCGGCGGCGATCGGGCGCAATCCCGTCGTGCTTGCGGCTGCAATGCAGTCCGAGCCGACGACGGAGATGTTTCCGTTCAAGGCCGGAATGGCGACGCGGGGGCCTGATCCATCGCCCAGCCTTTCGCGATATCAGGGCTTCTCCGACAATCTCACTGAGCTCAGCGATGCGGCGCAGGGCTTGGGTTTTATCAATTGGGTGCCAGATCGCGATCAGGTGATCAGGCGCGTGCCATTGCTCGCGGTGCACGATCTCACTGTCGTGCCGTCGCTGGCGCTCGAAGCGCTGCGTGTTTCTGAACAGCAATCGACGTACGTCGTCGAGACATTCGGTGGTGAGCGGCCTGGCGTGCTTGCCGTTCGTCTCGGCGATCGGGTTTTCCCAACCGACCCGCAAAGTTCGGTGTCGATCCATTTTAGGCGTGGCGATCCATCTCGCTATATTTCCGCCTGGCGCATTGTCGAAGGCGAGTTCGCCGCCAGCGACGTCGCCGGCAAGATCATCCTCATTGGCGCGACGGCGCCGGGCTTGATGGATCTCCGCGCCACGCCGCTCGACGCATCGGCGCCGGGTGTCGAGGTGCACGAACAGGTGATCGAGCAGATGCTGGGTGGCCGCTTTTTAACGCGCCCGGATATCGCGCCCGCCATCGAGCTGCTGGCTGCGCTCGCGGCGATCCTTATCATCGCGCTGGCCGCGCCGCGTCTTCCTGCGGGTCTCGGCGCGCTTGTTGGTGTTGGTGTCGTTGTCGCGTTTTTCGCGATCAGCCTGCTGGCGTTTCAGGCCAAGGGCTATCTGTTCGATCCGATCTTTCCGGCGGCGGCGGCTTTTTTGTTTGCGGCCGCATCTTCGGTTTATCTTTACCAGCGTACTGAACATCAGCGCGCGCAGATCCGCCGCGCCTTCAATCAGTATGTCGCGCCGGATGTGGTCAAGCAGCTTGTCGCGCATCCCGATCGTTTGGCGCTTGGCGGTGAGGTACGTGATCTCACGTTGTTGTTCTGCGATGTCCGCAACTTTACTGGCATTTCAGAGGGGATGAGCGCTGAGCAACTGACTTCGTTCATCAACAGCCTGCTGACGCCGATTACCGACATCATCATCGAGCGTGGTGGCACCGTCGATAAATACATGGGCGATGCCATCATGGCGTTCTGGAACGCGCCGTTGGATGATCCAGATCACGCGCGCCGGGCCAGCGAGGCTGCCATCATGATTGCAGCGCGCATGACGGATCTCAACGATATCTGGCGCGCCGAGGCGCAGGCGCGCGGCGCTTCGTTCAAGGACGTCGCCATCGGTATTGGCCTCAACACCGGCGAGTGCTGCGTCGGCAATCTAGGCTCGCACCAGCGCTACGATTATTCCGCGATTGGCGACAACGTGAACGTTACGTCGCGCTTGGAGAGCCTCACAAAGCTCTATGGCCTCACTCTCATTGTCAGCGAAGAAACAGTAAAGCGCACGCCGACGCTCGAATTCTTCGAGATTGATCGCGTGCGCGTGAAGGGTCGGGCCACACCAACGCGGCTCTTTACGCTCGCACAACATGTTTTGCCGGCGGACTCGGCCGGCGAGGCGAAGGCGACGCACGAGACGTTTCTCGCCGCCTATCGCGCCGGGCGTTGGGAGGAGGCAAGGGCGGCGCTCACGCCGCTACGCAATCACGCGCCGCTCGCAACGCTCTACGGGATCTACGCGCAGCGCATGGAAAAGCTTGCGCAAGCCAGTCCGCAGAATTGGGACGGCGTCTACGATCTTGACGAGAAGTAG